One region of Oryza glaberrima chromosome 7, OglaRS2, whole genome shotgun sequence genomic DNA includes:
- the LOC127779961 gene encoding hydroxyproline O-galactosyltransferase GALT6-like: MPPPPRKRLGRAALLLAAAAYLAFLLLFELPSLDLFPSSDAAAGAAMPTHRPRRRELEASSSSSAFASPVLRRPATAVSPAPASAAAAAAGALPIFSSLLLLPRPNATATPFDGTAAEAFAAARPHLDHLRTAAAAAAEEASSSSTAPTCPTSISVHADGLPGDGVRTVELPCGLAVGSHVTVVARPRAARPEYDPKIAERKSGQEPLMVSQFMVELVGTKAVDGEAPPRILHFNPRIRGDYSGKPVIEMNSCYRMQWGQSQRCEGYASRPADETVDGQLKCEKWIRDDDKKSEESKMKWWVKRLIGRPKDVHISWPYPFAEGKLFVLTLTAGLEGYHVNVDGLHVTSFPYRTGYTLEDATGLSLNGDIDIESIFASSLPNSHPSFAPERYLEMSEQWRAPPLPTEPVELFIGILSAASHFAERMAVRKSWMMYTRKSTNIVARFFVALNGKKEVNAELKREAEFFQDIVIVPFMDSYDLVVLKTIAIAEYGVRVIPAKYIMKCDDDTFVRIDSVLDQVKKVRSDKSVYVGSMNYFHRPLRSGKWAVTYEEWPEEAYPNYANGPGYVISADIARYIVSEFDNQTLRLFKMEDVNMGMWVEKFNNTRRPVEYRHDVRFYQSGCFDGYFTAHYQSPQHMICLWRKLQSGSSRCCNVR; the protein is encoded by the exons atgccgccgccgccgcggaagcGCCTCGGCCGCGCGGccctgctcctcgccgccgccgcctacctcgccttcctcctcctcttcgagCTCCCCTCCCTcgacctcttcccctcctccgacgccgcggcgggcgcggcgatGCCCACccaccgcccacgccgccgcgagctcgaggcctcgtcgtcgtcttcggcgTTCGCTTCccccgtcctccgccgccccgcCACGGCGGTGTCTCCCGCGCCGgcttctgctgctgccgcggcggcTGGGGCGCTCCCGATCTTCTcgtcgctgctcctcctcccccggccCAACGCGACGGCCACCCCGTTCGACGGGACCGCCGCGGAGGCGTtcgccgcggcgaggccgcACCTCGACCACCTCaggactgctgctgctgcggcggcggaggaagcttcgtcgtcgtcgacggcgccgacgtGCCCGACCTCGATCTCGGTGCACGCGGACGGGTTGCCCGGGGACGGGGTGAGGACGGTGGAGCTGCCGTGCGGGCTCGCGGTGGGGTCGCACGTGacggtggtggcgcggccgagggcggcgcggccggagTACGACCCGAAGATCGCCGAGAGGAAGTCCGGGCAGGAGCCGCTCATGGTGTCGCAGTTCATGGTGGAGCTGGTCGGGACCAAGGCCGTGGACGGGGAGGCCCCGCCCAGGATACTCCACTTCAACCCCAGGATCCGCGGCGACTACTCCGGCAAGCCGGTCATCGAGATGAACAGCTGCTACCGGATGCAGTGGGGGCAGTCGCAGCGCTGCGAGGGCTACGCCTCCCGCCCTGCCGACGAGACAG TTGATGGCCAACTTAAGTGTGAGAAATGGATTCGTGACGACGACAAGAAGTCTGAGGAATCGAAGATGAAGTGGTGGGTAAAGCGTCTAATTGGTAGGCCAAAGGATGTGCACATCAGTTGGCCATACCCCTTCGCAGAAGGCAAGCTGTTTGTTTTGACTCTAACAGCTGGTTTGGAAGGTTACCATGTCAATGTTGATGGGCTGCATGTTACTTCCTTTCCTTATCGCACT GGTTACACTCTTGAGGATGCAACTGGCTTATCTCTGAATGGAGACATCGATATCGAATCCATTTTTGCTAGTTCCCTGCCCAATTCGCATCCTAGTTTTGCCCCAGAGAGATACCTTGAAATGTCTGAACAGTGGAGGGCACCACCACTACCAACTGAGCCTGTTGAGCTTTTTATTGGTATTCTTTCAGCAGCCAGCCATTTTGCTGAGCGGATGGCTGTACGGAAGTCGTGGATGATGTATACAAGGAAATCGACTAATATAGTAGCTCGGTTCTTTGTGGCTCTG AATGGGAAAAAGGAGGTTAATGCAGAGCTGAAAAGGGAAGCAGAGTTCTTTCAAGACATTGTTATAGTTCCTTTCATGGATAGCTATGACCTTGTTGTTTTGAAGACCATTGCTATTGCTGAGTATGGG GTGCGAGTCATACCCGCAAAATACATCATGAAATGTGATGATGATACATTTGTTAGAATTGACTCAGTACTGGATCAAGTGAAGAAAGTTCGAAGTGATAAGAGTGTGTACGTAGGAAGCATGAACTACTTCCATAGGCCACTAAGATCTGGCAAGTGGGCTGTAACTTATGAG GAATGGCCAGAGGAGGCATATCCAAATTATGCCAATGGACCTGGCTATGTAATTTCAGCCGATATTGCACGCTACATTGTATCTGAATTTGACAATCAGACACTTCGG CTATTTAAGATGGAAGATGTAAACATGGGTATGTGGGTCGAGAAGTTCAACAACACGCGTCGGCCGGTCGAATACCGGCACGATGTCAGGTTCTACCAGTCTGGCTGCTTCGACGGCTACTTCACGGCTCACTATCAGTCCCCTCAGCACATGATCTGCCTCTGGAGAAAACTGCAGTCCGGAAGCTCACGGTGCTGCAACGTGAGATGA